In the Deltaproteobacteria bacterium genome, one interval contains:
- the rpsO gene encoding 30S ribosomal protein S15, which produces MESAREQTSETIRQFRLHDSDTGSPEVQVAIHSHRITYLTEHLRTHKKDHHTRMGLLRLVGKRRRLLDYLKKRDVQRYQTLIQRLGIRR; this is translated from the coding sequence ATGGAATCAGCTCGGGAGCAGACCAGCGAGACGATCAGGCAGTTCAGACTCCACGATTCGGACACCGGTTCGCCTGAGGTGCAAGTGGCGATTCACAGCCACCGCATCACCTATCTGACAGAGCACCTGAGAACTCACAAGAAGGACCATCACACGCGGATGGGCCTGCTCAGGCTCGTCGGCAAAAGGCGGCGGCTTCTGGACTATCTCAAGAAAAGGGATGTTCAGAGGTACCAGACCTTGATCCAGCGGCTGGGTATCCGTCGATAG
- a CDS encoding DUF503 domain-containing protein translates to MVIGVLKLVLILPENHSLKGKRSVLRKIQARVSNRFNVSTTECGDQDLWQRALLGFAAAGSNPRIVEATLREVMEFVHRMGLAELGESELRVLHE, encoded by the coding sequence ATGGTGATCGGCGTCCTCAAGCTCGTGCTGATCCTGCCGGAGAATCATTCCCTCAAGGGCAAGCGGTCCGTACTGCGCAAGATTCAAGCGCGCGTGTCCAACCGCTTCAATGTTTCCACCACGGAGTGCGGCGACCAGGACCTGTGGCAGCGGGCTCTGCTGGGCTTCGCGGCGGCGGGCAGCAATCCGCGAATCGTGGAAGCCACGCTTCGTGAGGTGATGGAGTTCGTGCACCGCATGGGTCTGGCGGAGCTTGGGGAGTCGGAACTCCGCGTACTGCACGAATAG
- the truB gene encoding tRNA pseudouridine(55) synthase TruB, whose translation MMHLVTSGILLVDKPEGPSSARVVATAKRITGARKVGHLGTLDPFASGLLPLAVNEGTKVAQHFLDADKGYTGAIALGAETDTQDRTGEVLVRRDAPRLGPPELEALRREFSGDLRQVPPMYSALKQDGTRLYQLARKGVEVGREARDIRVEITRLEQAGPAELEFDLTCSKGTYVRTLAADIGGALGCGGYLSRLRRVASGPFRIDDALTLDALRELPDAGAVPLVPLNQAMGHLRGAVVDRAAADGLRRGLQGALAGIGMPDPGEITRRVVDPDGVLVALIGWQAMVRRWQILRVFNRSG comes from the coding sequence ATCATGCATCTGGTCACGAGCGGCATCCTGCTGGTGGACAAGCCGGAGGGGCCATCCTCGGCGCGGGTGGTGGCCACGGCCAAGCGCATTACGGGAGCGCGCAAGGTCGGGCACCTGGGCACGCTGGACCCGTTCGCCTCCGGGCTCCTGCCGCTGGCGGTCAATGAAGGGACCAAGGTCGCGCAGCACTTCCTGGACGCGGACAAGGGCTACACCGGCGCGATCGCCCTCGGAGCCGAGACCGACACCCAGGACCGCACCGGCGAGGTGCTGGTCCGGCGCGACGCGCCGCGGCTGGGTCCGCCGGAGCTCGAAGCGTTGCGCCGGGAATTCAGCGGCGATCTTCGCCAGGTGCCGCCCATGTATTCGGCGCTCAAGCAGGACGGGACCCGGCTCTACCAGCTCGCGCGCAAGGGCGTCGAGGTGGGCCGGGAGGCGCGGGACATCCGGGTGGAGATCACGCGTCTGGAGCAAGCGGGGCCGGCGGAATTGGAGTTCGATCTCACCTGTTCCAAGGGCACCTACGTGCGCACCCTGGCGGCCGACATCGGCGGCGCACTGGGTTGCGGCGGCTACCTGAGCCGTCTTCGCCGGGTGGCGTCCGGTCCCTTCCGCATCGACGACGCCCTCACCCTGGACGCCTTGAGGGAGCTGCCGGATGCCGGCGCCGTCCCGCTGGTGCCGCTGAACCAGGCCATGGGCCATCTGCGCGGCGCCGTCGTGGACCGGGCCGCCGCCGACGGGCTCAGGCGCGGTCTCCAGGGCGCCTTGGCGGGTATCGGCATGCCCGACCCCGGCGAGATCACCCGCCGGGTGGTGGACCCGGACGGCGTCCTCGTGGCGCTGATCGGCTGGCAGGCGATGGTGCGGAGGTGGCAGATCCTGCGGGTGTTCAACCGCTCGGGCTGA
- the infB gene encoding translation initiation factor IF-2: MSKLRVHQLAKQLEMEPKDLIALLEKIRVRGKKSQSSLDDSEIEAVKAAIAATEKPKVTVGEERVVVDRTITAEDQDMGEVQAHEKVVERRVRANVIRRRRSTVELVTRRPIHPVAPPPEEEETVADAEVTPVPVVPFPVPRPVVPAARPPEMPSQPAAPQEAAIGETQEVAARETEPVEAAEQTVAADAVPAEGDVVETPAAARAVPPADAEAAEAAEAEVPPPGAAREPDRPETPAAGSEIAAPGANGAAVVEANGAAAPEADKDAPDSVARPAGPRILGRIDLNRKAAPAPKPAASTGDEKRGESKTPESESQEKAGKGGKGKKRVIRKQEVIELKEREFRSPRGRVLRKKRALPGKEQRKTEITVPKASKRVVRVAEVVTVGDMARSMGVKAGEVIKKLMGLGMMATINQVLDFDTATLVANEFDYQVENVAFDVETALQGQHEVAEPEEALEPRPPVVTIMGHVDHGKTSLLDAIRSTHVTDAEAGGITQHIGAYHVRVEGRGVTFLDTPGHEAFTAMRARGAKVTDIVVLVVAADDGVMPQTIEAVDHARAAEVPIIVAVNKIDRPDADPERVQRGLSDHGLVPEGWGGDTIFVPVSAVTREGIPNLLEMLLLQADLLEFKANPNKLARGAVVEAKLERGRGPVSTVLVQEGTLKVGDPIFAGPHHGKVRAMIDDQGRKVDMATPSIPVEILGLQGVPQAGEAFSALTDEATARQLAEYRETQQREAELAKTSKVSLEEFYDQIKASEVKELRVVLKGDVHGSVEALGDALTRVSTDEVKIRVIHGSVGGITESDVLLASASNAIVIGFNVRPEPKATGLAVQQGVDLRLYTIIYEVIDDIRSAMEGMLEPVYREEFHARVQVREVFNIRGVGTIAGCAVTDGKIQRSSMIRLLRDQVVVHEGRLASLKRFKDDVREVGTGYECGIAIDGYQDVKVGDVIEGFEKIPVTRARLRSDGGGAAQLSADR; the protein is encoded by the coding sequence ATGAGCAAACTGAGAGTGCATCAACTGGCCAAGCAGCTCGAAATGGAGCCGAAGGATCTGATCGCCCTGCTCGAAAAGATCCGGGTGCGCGGCAAGAAGTCTCAGAGCTCCCTCGACGATTCCGAGATCGAGGCCGTGAAGGCGGCCATCGCCGCCACGGAAAAGCCCAAGGTCACGGTCGGCGAGGAACGCGTGGTGGTGGACCGGACCATTACCGCGGAAGACCAGGACATGGGCGAGGTGCAGGCGCACGAGAAGGTCGTCGAGCGCCGCGTCCGCGCCAACGTGATCCGGCGTCGCCGAAGCACGGTCGAGCTGGTCACCCGCAGGCCCATTCACCCGGTGGCTCCTCCGCCCGAGGAGGAGGAAACGGTCGCGGACGCCGAGGTGACGCCGGTTCCCGTGGTTCCCTTCCCCGTGCCCCGGCCCGTGGTCCCCGCGGCGCGGCCTCCGGAGATGCCGTCCCAACCGGCGGCGCCTCAGGAAGCCGCCATCGGCGAGACGCAGGAAGTCGCGGCGCGGGAAACGGAGCCGGTCGAAGCCGCCGAGCAGACGGTTGCGGCGGACGCCGTGCCCGCGGAGGGTGATGTCGTGGAGACGCCCGCGGCCGCGCGGGCGGTCCCGCCCGCGGATGCGGAGGCTGCGGAGGCCGCCGAGGCGGAGGTTCCCCCTCCCGGAGCGGCGCGGGAGCCGGACCGGCCCGAGACGCCGGCCGCGGGGAGCGAAATCGCGGCGCCCGGCGCCAACGGCGCCGCCGTGGTGGAAGCGAACGGTGCCGCCGCGCCCGAGGCGGACAAGGATGCTCCGGACAGCGTGGCCCGGCCCGCGGGACCGCGCATTCTCGGTCGCATCGACCTGAACCGCAAGGCGGCGCCCGCGCCCAAGCCGGCGGCTTCCACGGGTGACGAGAAACGGGGCGAAAGCAAGACGCCGGAATCCGAAAGCCAGGAAAAGGCCGGCAAGGGGGGCAAGGGCAAGAAGCGGGTCATTCGCAAGCAGGAAGTCATCGAGCTCAAGGAACGGGAGTTCCGTTCGCCCCGCGGACGGGTGCTGCGGAAGAAGCGCGCGCTGCCGGGCAAGGAACAGCGCAAGACCGAGATCACCGTGCCCAAGGCCAGCAAGCGGGTGGTGCGCGTGGCGGAAGTGGTCACCGTGGGCGACATGGCCCGGTCCATGGGCGTCAAGGCGGGAGAGGTCATCAAGAAGCTCATGGGCCTCGGCATGATGGCCACCATCAACCAGGTGCTGGACTTCGATACGGCGACGCTGGTGGCCAACGAGTTCGACTACCAGGTCGAGAACGTGGCCTTCGACGTGGAGACCGCGCTGCAGGGCCAGCATGAGGTGGCGGAGCCCGAGGAGGCGCTGGAGCCGCGGCCTCCGGTGGTCACGATCATGGGACACGTCGATCATGGCAAGACCTCGCTGCTCGACGCCATCCGCAGCACTCACGTGACCGACGCGGAGGCCGGCGGGATCACGCAGCACATCGGCGCGTATCACGTCCGGGTGGAAGGCCGGGGCGTGACCTTCCTGGACACGCCGGGACACGAAGCCTTCACCGCCATGCGGGCGCGTGGCGCCAAGGTCACGGACATCGTGGTGCTGGTGGTGGCGGCCGATGACGGCGTCATGCCCCAGACCATCGAGGCGGTGGATCACGCGCGCGCGGCTGAGGTGCCCATCATCGTGGCGGTGAACAAGATCGATCGTCCCGACGCCGACCCCGAGCGGGTGCAGCGCGGCCTGTCGGACCACGGCTTGGTGCCCGAGGGCTGGGGCGGAGACACGATCTTCGTGCCGGTGTCCGCCGTGACCCGTGAAGGAATCCCGAACCTGCTGGAGATGCTGTTGCTCCAGGCGGACCTCCTGGAGTTCAAGGCCAACCCCAACAAGCTGGCGCGGGGCGCCGTGGTGGAGGCGAAGCTGGAGCGCGGACGCGGCCCGGTTTCCACGGTGCTGGTGCAGGAAGGAACCCTGAAGGTGGGCGATCCCATCTTCGCCGGACCCCATCACGGCAAGGTTCGCGCCATGATCGACGACCAGGGCCGGAAGGTGGACATGGCGACGCCGTCCATCCCGGTGGAGATCCTGGGACTGCAGGGCGTGCCGCAGGCCGGTGAGGCGTTCTCGGCCCTCACGGACGAGGCCACCGCCCGGCAGTTGGCCGAATACCGGGAGACCCAGCAGCGCGAGGCAGAGCTGGCCAAGACCAGCAAGGTCTCCCTGGAGGAGTTCTACGACCAGATCAAGGCAAGCGAGGTCAAGGAGCTGCGCGTGGTGCTCAAGGGCGACGTCCACGGTTCGGTGGAAGCTCTCGGCGACGCCCTCACGCGGGTGTCCACGGACGAGGTCAAGATCCGCGTGATCCATGGCTCGGTGGGCGGCATCACCGAGAGCGACGTGTTGCTGGCCAGCGCCTCCAACGCCATCGTCATCGGTTTCAATGTCCGGCCCGAGCCCAAGGCCACGGGCCTGGCGGTGCAGCAGGGGGTGGACTTGCGCCTCTATACGATCATCTACGAAGTGATCGACGACATCCGCTCGGCCATGGAAGGGATGCTGGAGCCGGTGTACCGCGAAGAGTTCCACGCCCGCGTGCAGGTTCGCGAAGTGTTCAACATACGCGGCGTCGGCACCATCGCCGGCTGCGCGGTTACCGACGGCAAGATCCAGCGTTCCAGCATGATCCGTCTCCTGCGCGACCAGGTGGTGGTGCACGAAGGGCGGCTGGCGAGCCTCAAGCGCTTCAAGGACGACGTGCGCGAGGTGGGCACGGGTTACGAATGCGGCATCGCCATCGACGGCTACCAGGACGTCAAGGTCGGCGACGTCATAGAAGGGTTCGAGAAGATCCCTGTTACCCGCGCGCGACTGCGGTCCGACGGCGGTGGCGCCGCCCAGCTTTCCGCGGACCGGTAG
- the rbfA gene encoding 30S ribosome-binding factor RbfA — MARNRQKTGIPRSQRVGDLLIEFVSRLLTRSLNDPRLASVTLTGTDVRPDLKHATLYFTVRDGEAAGEEALLGLRAATGFIRNRIAADLKLRFVPDLEFVHDEAPDRARRIEDLLGQVRPKA, encoded by the coding sequence GTGGCAAGAAATCGCCAAAAGACAGGCATTCCGCGTTCGCAGCGCGTGGGCGACTTGCTGATCGAGTTCGTTTCACGGCTGTTGACGCGCTCGCTCAACGATCCGCGGCTCGCTTCCGTGACGTTGACCGGGACGGACGTGCGTCCCGACCTCAAGCACGCCACCCTTTACTTCACGGTGCGCGACGGTGAAGCTGCCGGCGAGGAAGCGCTCCTGGGCCTGCGCGCGGCCACGGGCTTCATCCGAAACCGGATCGCCGCCGACCTCAAGCTGCGCTTCGTGCCCGACCTCGAGTTCGTCCACGACGAGGCCCCGGACCGTGCCCGGCGCATCGAGGATCTTCTCGGCCAGGTCCGGCCCAAGGCGTAG